The sequence CCCAAAAACTTTGGTAACTTTTTTTGATTTTTGATCAATTGAAGAAGGGGACCCACTACCAAAACAATGAACAGCATCAAAACAAATTCCTGAAGAATACATAATTTCTTATCCTTTAAGTATTCATGAATGACTCAGGAATCTTTAAAAGACACACGAATGATACATAAACACATCCTTTAAGGGATTTTTGAAAGACTAAGGGGAGATTCATTCATACGCACATATATCTTGTAAGAAACATCATTACTTTTCAAAGATTCACGAATGACTCAGGAACCTTTGAAAGACTCACGAATGATACATAAACATATCCCATAGGGGACTTTTGAAAGACAAAGGAGAGATTCATCCATACGCATCCTTGAGATTAAGTTTATATACAAGAAGAGAATCCTTTTACAGGAGGCAGTACTTCTTGTCTAGAAAGGCGACATCCTGAGCCTGACGGGTTCGTTTAGTAATCGGGCCAAGTGACTCCACGGGCGCGCTGCTCCTCTGCGAATCGGATCTGCTCGATGGCGTGGGCGGggagtgggtggggggtggggatgaGGGGGGACTCAGCCCGGAAGCCGTTTTCGTCAGCGACGTAGCGGACCTCAGCGAAAGTGCCGTCGGGAAGAGGGAATCTGTGCAAGACAATATCAAGAGTTAGTAATGTTTctcacctgttattattattattattattattattattattattattattattattattattattattattattattattattattattattattattattagctaaactacaaccctagttggaacaggaGGATGCtaaaagccgaagggctccaacagggaaaacaagccAACAAggttaggaaacaaggaaataaataaactacaagaaaaataataaacaataaaatcaaaatattttaaagatagtaacaacattgaaataggtcgttcatatattaactataaaaacttcaaaaaaataagaggtagaaaaataaggtagaatagtgtgcctgagtgtaccctcaagcaagagaaccccaacacagtggaagaccatggtacacaggctatggcacaacccaaggcaatttaatatctaataaaggatagagagagagagagagagagagagagagagagagagagagagagagagagagaattcatccaagtaatgaataataatctcACCTGTAAGACCCCTCCATATTGGTCTGTCCCTGGGACCCGCGGTAACCCGTCCTGGTCTCACTGATGCCATTCTCCGACTCGAAGCTGTACCTGAATTCGCCATTGCCGTTGTCCTGGCGATCGTCCCTCAAGATGGCGATGGGTCTCTGGGTCACCCTCTGGCTCGTTGGGGGTTGCTGGAAGGGGCGGCCCTGCTGCTGCAGCTGACGGCTCCTGCTGTTGAACTGGGGGGAGGCCAGGGCGACTGCGGCCAAGCAAGCGATGATTGCCTTCAGAGGGAGAGGCGGAATTTGTTTTGGAAAACTTTGAGAGAATACATGCTATGTAGAGCTATCCATGAGTGGAAGTTAATAattgcttgttatatatatatatatatatatatatatatatatatatatatatatgtacatatatatacatatatatatatacatatatatatatacatatatatacatacatatatatacatatatatatatacatatatatacatacatatatatatacatatatatatatatatatatatacagtatatatatatatatatatatatatatatatatatatatatatatatatatatgtatatatatataacaacaacaacaaatgcacccattTCTAGTTCATTGCGGGAAAAAGCCTTAGGCGtgttcttattcatgtttggggtttggtcacTTATCATCACTGCGCTAgcgtgcagattggtgatagtgggtgatttttgtctgatcgctcacagcgaaccaacctagtatgggtgtccccgactagtacagccttgcggattatgacgatacacaaactatttcaccacgttGAACATTCGCCATTCAGAAAAGTATATATCAGTACTAATGCAACACCTAAACATTTTCGGGTCGAATAAAGAAAACAACCGAGAAATAAAGTTTCGTGGATAAGTCAAGAAGTATAGAACAAGAAACTCCAAGTGGAAGAATTATAGCTCACTAACGTACCTGATGATTTAATTACTTCGTCATTATGTAAATCATACTTCGAGAGGTTGTATAATAGTTAACAAAGATGTATTGCTTTCAATTTTACCTTTAACCTCTTTTGTTACTTTTAAATTAACCATTCTTGAGTGAAGTGAAGTGGTTGGTGTGGTTTCCATgaggtttttatatttttggggaaaaTGTTCATGTTTTTCACATTGTATTCAATGTACATTTCtattcaaattcatatatatatatatatatatatatatatatatatatatatatatatatatatatatatatatatatatgtgtgtgtgtgtgtgtgtgcgtgtgtgtataaacatgtaatatgaatattgaaataaatgtatttataatatagatacatatatggatacatatacatatatgaatgtatttacacacacacacacatatatatatatatatatatatatatatatatatatatatatatatatatgattatgtatgtgtttttatgtatgtgcTTATGCATGTTGGGGTGGtcttatctatgtatgtatttatatgtgagcGTAGTATATCAATGTAATATTGATTATATTACATCTTCTACGTCTCTAGCGTAACATCAAGAACAATGCGCACTAGACTCTTTCTTTTCCAAAGTTCGATATTaccaattttaaaataaaattttccttcaaatgCAATACTCACGATCTTCATGTTGCTGTGTTGATGATTGCCCCGAGAGAAGGATTCTGGCGTATCTTCTGCCGTCGACCTGCTTTATACCCGTCGTTTCAAAGATCATCCTTCGCTCCACCCACTCTTTTTTTGTTCTCTTCTGCATCGTCTTCCTCTATTCGGGGGTAGTCAAGGTCTCCCAGCAAAGCACCTCGTTACGTTTTGTTTCCCAGGCGACGTACGCTATGCAGTCACGCGTCCTGCTCTTCGAATGGCGCAGCGTAGATCCTTGTTCTTCCTGGGGGAGATTTTCCAGGGAATTGGGGCTCCTACTGGAAAGTCTGTCTAGATGGTGTCGTTATTGCTTCTAGAAGGCTTTTCGGGGAGAAGATTGATCCTCGTGCAGGACATCTTCCTACAGGGCCAAAGAGGATGGATTCTCCTGGCGGTCTTAAAGGTTTTTTAAAGGCCcctcataaatggtagaggaaaggatcagtgacattgccctaataagcaggacaatgccgtagagacagatcatatatatatatatatatatatatatatatatatatatatatatatatatatatatatatatatatatgatcagcacccaagccccctcttcactcaaactaggaccagggagggccagacaatggctgctgataactcagcaggtagacctataggctcccccgaaaacccccatccttagctcacaaggatggtgagatagcagcgaccaaaggaaccaacgagtttaagcgggacttgaaccccattctggcgatcaccaggcaaggatgttaccatcaggccaccacaacctttggtTCTTCGTAGAGGGCTTCTCTCAGATTGGGTACTTGGTTCTAgatgttttatataaataatggTTCCTAATGAAGATCTTCTCTTGGAGATAATGGTTCTTCTTAAGGGGTGGCTTTTCCATAAGGGCTCTTATAGGAGATGGTTCCTCTCGAAGGATGTCTCAAGGGGAAATTGGCTATTTCCAGGGGACTCGTCCCGGAGAAGATGGTTCTTCTTAGAGGTTTTTACCAAAAATGTTTCCTCCCAGAGGGTCGTCTTATGATTACCAATGAATAGATAACTTTTGTTTAAAGGGTTTTCATTATCATTcttgttaacttatttttttttttttttctaaaaatgatTTCTCCCAGAGGGTTTCTCTCGTGATTACCAGTGAGTAAAGGACGCCGTTTAAAAGGGTTTCAATTATCACTCTTGTTAATTGCCTCCATTCAATGTTTTTACCTTCAAAttagttgaatcgttagaacttcaaaagttcaaacttgcagcaaatattttcattttaacaaGCTGGCGTAAGTctctttgttatagtttatatatgaaagatctgttttaacgttattagtgtccttgaaatgttttattttgactattcattacttctcttgtagtttatttatttcctcatttcctttcatcactggtctattttttcctcgTTGGtacccttggccttataacatcctgcttttccgactaagattgtagcttagatagcaacaacaacaacaataattataataataataatataaataataataataataataataataataataataataattataataataataattcaagagatTGTGACTATCTATTGTATGATTCAAAAAGTTATTTGTCTAttagatataattttcttattttgaaatctAGAAGTCTTTGTACTATGTTCTATCTGCTGTAGAAGTCGGGTATGATTATAAAATTTCATATACGGTTGAAGTCATAcctatttatatagttttatatatatacttgattgCAGAGTATAGATACGAGCTCCATCTACTGTAGAAGTTAAGTCTTATTGTAGAGTTCAGAGATATTGGCTGTATCTGATGTAGATGATGTAGAAGACAGACCTGATTAATAGTTTTGAAGACActaacttgtccactgcagaattCAACTCTGATTTTTCACAATTTAATTTCTTAGCAtttatagtgtattattattattattattattattattattattattattattattattattattattattatcattatctaagatacaaccctagttggaaaagcaagatgctataagcccaagggttccaacagggaaaaatagcccagtgaggaaaggaaataaggaaataaatgaacgatattagAAGTgatgaaatattagaataaaatattttaaaaacattaacagcattaaaacagatattttatatataaactataaaaggacttatgtatgcctgttcaaaataaaaacatttgctgcgagtttaaacatttgaagttctactgattcaactacccgattaggaagatccttccataacttggtcacagctggaataaaacttctagagtactgcgtagtattgagcctcatgatggagaaggcctgactattagaattaactgcatacctagtattacgaacaagatggaactgtccgggaagatttaaatgtaaaggatggtcacagtattattattactagctaagcctcaaccctagttggaaaaacaggatgctataagcccaagggctccaacagggaaaataacatagtgagaaaaggaaataaggaaatagatagaatagcttgcctgtgtgtacactcaagcaagaaaactctaacccaagacagtggaagaccatggtacagaggctatagcactacccaagactaattttggagtgtcctcctagaagaactgattATCATAGCGGAATTTTCTTCTAGGTAAGTCTTCCGTAGGATTCAAAGTCTCTATGTTAAAACTaatctcatttttattttcttccagtTATGTGTGTTAATTTCGCAAATGCGTCGGTCTAATCCTTGCCTTGTTCTCTCGTAAAATATATCTCTTCGAATGTCTCGTTCAGTCACTTTCCCTCTCTTGTACctccataattattcttttttttatcacatatATCTGGCTCCTCCTCTTTCCAATAAGATGAGCCAAGAGCTGCTACTACTATAATTCCAAAATGCTGCCATTCCCCCCTACCCCCGGCGTCACTTTCCGTTTCCCACCGATATTTATCAGTCGCTTTGACGCCCAAATATCATTTTTCCAGATCTCCTTTCCCACTTCCTTGGTCAGAATCGCCTCATGCAGATTGCGCACTCATACGCGCATGCACTCGCGAGCGCCCACACAAAGCACTGCTTAAAAATGAGATGCAGACATTCCCGCTTACCCAAACAAACAATTGCTCATTGACGCAGACACGATTATTCCACTTTTCCTCAACATCTAAGCAAGTGACCTTTTCAAACGGGATCTTCACAGCCACAAAAACACCTCACCTCGGGTAACCTGCTGACGCCCTTCGCGAAATTAGCCCTCCTCTTGAGcgggaggagatggaggagtatgCGGGCTTAGGAGGTATGGGTAGGGGAGATGAGGAACTAGGAGGAGGGGGTACCAAATCCTCCACTTCCCTTGTTGGTTAGTAGGGTGGTGTATGATTtgcatttagagaaaaaaaaaaggtacgcCTTTCCCTCTATGATATCCTTTCTTTATACCTCTGACCTTTAACGAAATCCTTTCCCTTTCATTCTGGATGGAATTTATCGTCCATTCGCTCACATAGGATCCACTTTAGAGATGGCAGGAACTTTCGCCCCGTCTTGTTTTAGGACTTAATTTTGAGGAGCTTATCTTCGCTCGATCGGTTCCGTCTTGGAAAGCTCGTAAGATACGGTAGTTGTTTGCATGTGGGTTTTTTATAAATGGGTATCTTACGTGTTCATTGGGATATGCACACAGGGGCGTCATATTTGAAGGTGTGAAATTTTTCCTAGTTATAAAATtttcctatcatatatatatatatatatatatatatatatatatatatatatatatatatatatatatatatagtatatatatatatatatatatatatatatatatatatatatatatacatatatatatatatatacatatatatatatatatatatatatatatatatatatatatatatatatatatatatgtgtgtgtgtctgtgtgtgggtgtgtgtatgtgtgtatactattattatttcactatatatatatatatatatatatatatatatatatatatatatatatatatgtgtgtgtgtgtgtgtgtgtatgtgtgtgtgtgtgtgtgtgtgtgtgtgtgtgtgtggttacgaTCGCCTAAAATGGAATACCAAGGTACCAATCGAAAC comes from Palaemon carinicauda isolate YSFRI2023 chromosome 3, ASM3689809v2, whole genome shotgun sequence and encodes:
- the LOC137638632 gene encoding cuticle protein AM1199-like; amino-acid sequence: MKIAIIACLAAVALASPQFNSRSRQLQQQGRPFQQPPTSQRVTQRPIAILRDDRQDNGNGEFRYSFESENGISETRTGYRGSQGQTNMEGSYRFPLPDGTFAEVRYVADENGFRAESPLIPTPHPLPAHAIEQIRFAEEQRARGVTWPDY